Below is a window of Vibrio sp. SS-MA-C1-2 DNA.
CCAGTTGGTCCAAAAAGCTCACCTTGGCTAGATTTTAATAGGTCATCTCTGTTATACGATTGTGTTTTCATTTTTTTTCTACTATTCGAAATAAGTTATGTATAGATTAGCGAACACGTGTACGCTAATCAAGTAGCTTTACGCTGGACAAACCAGTCAATAATTTTTCCTACTAATGAATGACTTACAGCATGCTCATCAAGTTGCTGAATTCGTTCTGCAATTTTATTTAATAACGAATCACCATCTGCGTCATCAAATGGTATTCCAGAAATTATCTTCAATGCTTGGTCAACTGAATTGACACTCCAAATATGAAATTGATTGTTTTTTACTGCATCTATTACATCATCACTAAGACAAAGATTAGATAAATTCGTTTCTGGGAGAATAACACCTTGAGATCCTGTCAAACCACGATATGAGCAGAGTCTAAAGAAACCTTCTACTTTTTCATTTATTCCACCCACTGCTTGAACACGGCCAAATTGATCGACTGCACCTGTCACTGCAATTTGTTGATTTAATGGTTGAATAGCAAGGGCACTGACTAATGCACAAAGTTCAGCTAAAGACGCACTATCGCCATCAACCTCACTGTAGGATTGCTCGAATACAATTGATGCTGAAAAGGGAAGTGGGTGTTCAAGTTGTAAAGCAGAGCTTAAAAAAGCCTGCATAATCATCATACCTTTAGCATGAATATTACCACCTAGCTCGGCTTTACGTTCAACGTCAGCAATATCGCCATCACCTAAATGGACCACGCAAGAAATTCGAGCTGGTTCCCCATAAGATTTAGGATGGCCAGCAATATCAATAACCGTTAGTCCATTCACTTGACCAATTTCGCTACCTTGGCAATCAATAATCACTTGCCCTTGCTCAATATCTTCACGGGTTCTATTTGCCAGGTAGCTTTCACGATAATCTTTTGCTAATGCGGCTTGTTTTATGTCACTTGCAGTAATCATCTCATGATTGGATTCAACCTTTGCTTCATTGATACGAGCTTGATACCAAACAGGGCAAAGTGGTGCACGTAACTGCTCTTCTTTATAGCGAGAAGCCGTTGCTAACAATGAAAGATAAGTAGGAATATCTTTCATTTTACCGTGACTAAGTTGTTGCGCAATTCTATCTGTATAATCACACCAAAGATTTATGTTTTGTTTATTGATTTTTATGTCATTTTCAAAATCTGAGAATATTGTCGCAAAGTGATAAAGGTCTGGCTCAATTTCGTTAAAATCAGCCAATTGATAGCGATCCCCCATCAATACTAGTTTAAATTTAGACTCAATCTTCGCTGGATGGTCAGCAAGGGCAACTTTATTATTTATAGGCCAGCCTGCAAATTGATTTGCTAAAATTAACTTCAGTTGTTGCCATTGTCTAGGATCCGCGAGTAGTGCAGCGACAGGTAAGATAATAAAACCGTTATTAATATGGTGAACAACACCTGAATTGACTGTGTGATCGTCATTATTTGCAATATAACCAAAAAGCTCTTCTTTGCTTTTATATTCACAATTAATAACTTCTTGATTGGTTCGACTTCCTAACCAATCATTCATTAAGTGGCGATAAAGTGGATGATCGATTGAATTAACCATCATTACCGATGAGCTAGGTAATGAAATGAAACGTTGAATGGCATTCTCCAATCTCGGTTGCAGATGCAGAAGATCGATTTTATTACGTAATGGTGATATATGTTCCACAAGTTCAGAAAAATCAGGAGAAAGAGATTGCCAGTTTGAATTCATTACGGACTTCTTAAATTAAAATTGAAGAACGATTATAACTTAACTTCTATCAATCAACCTATAGTTTTATACACAAAGTCATTGAGTTCAACCACAAATCACCTTATAGCAGTTGTACTTATCCATTATCATAGTTACACTGTCACTAGGTTGATGTGTTTAATAATAAACAAGAGAGTATGGAATGAAGTATCAACAACTGGATAATCTGGAAGCTGGCTGGAAGTGGCAATATTTATATAAAAAGCATCTAGCTGGTGAAAGAGTCACTCGCTATATCGACTCAAGTGAGATATCTTTCTATATTGAATCATTAATTAAAATTGAACATCAACCGACACTAGTTTTAGCTTGGATAGATCAACATTTAAATCCAGAGCTTAATAATAAACTGAAGCAAGCTATTCGAGCTAAAAGAAAACGCCACTTTAATGCAGAACAAGAACATACAAAAAAGAAATCAATAGACTTAGATTATCGAGTATGGGAACGTTTATCTGAAAAAGCCAACTCTTTAGATTCAACACTATCGGATACCATTGATTACTTATTATCTGAACTAAACCATTCTATTGATCAAGATTATGATAATGAATTAAATTAATAAAGGAGATGATATGATTTACGTAATATTATTAGCAGCCGTTTTACTTATTATATTTTTTTCAATCGACAGACCGATTGTTAAGCTAATTTTTAAAGATGGAAAATTAATTAAAGTAAAAGGAAAAATTGCAAAAGGATTTATTCATGATTGTCAGGACATTGGATTAAGAAAGCCATTTACTGGTGTGATTAAAGTTTATAAAAATAGGTTTACGACTAAATTAAACTTTAGCAAAAGTATCCCAAAAAACATTCAACAACGGATTAGAAATGCATTTCCATATCCAAGTTCAAATAATAAGAAACACAATAAAAAACGTGTTTAGGTTTTCTCTGATTTAGAGTCTAAGTCGTAAATATCCCCCTCAAGCCCGATCTCTCGATTGGGCTTTTTTGTCCCAAAATTAGACTTGGAAAAATTTGAATTGCTATCAACGACAAGTAAGTGTAAGTCTATGAGTCTAGATACTGCATTCTTATTTACCCCTTCGAAGCTAATTATTAAGTGACAGCGTCACAAGTCTAATTGTGTAAATTTAACCTATTGAATTAAGCGATCAGTATTTTTCCATCATTTTACCCGTAAAAATAACTATTTTTACGGGTAACTATTTGGATTAAAATGAGTTAAAATAGAATTAATTTGTTGAATTAAGTGTTTATCGGCTACTTTTTGAACAAATATGGTAGATTTAGTTCCAGTTGTAAATGACTGTCAAAAACAGTTAAAAAAGGGAGTTTTGAGCATTGAAAGGCGTTAAAAGAAGGATAAATCGTGTCGATCTTAATATTGATGATACCGGTGTCATTAAAAAAGAACGAAGAAAAGTCCCATCAAAGCCACCTAAAAATAGCCATATTTTAGACTCAATTCTTCTACAAGTTGAAATGAAAAATGAGATATTAAGCCTAATTTTAAAGATGCAAGCAATAACAGGATTACGTTTTAGCGATGCGTCATGGTTACGATTTGATGATGTTATTGAGGATAATCGTTATAAAGATAAGTTTATTGTTTATCAACAAAAGTTATTTAATTCAGCTTTGACAAGATTGAAAAAAAGAACCAGAATAGGGAAGAGCCTTTATCTTTGGCCAATATGAAAACCATCGCAAAAAAACGATCTTCAGTTACGATATATATTACAAAACAAGTCATCGATGTTATTGAAGAGACAAAATATTTAAATCGTAATAATGAATTTATGTTTGCTAATCATCATCACCATAGTGCTGGGTTACCAATGAATATTCGTTCTGCAAATGATATATTACGAGATGTTGGTGAGAAATTAAAACTGGATGCATTAGGAACTCACTCAATGCGCCATTATTATGCCGAATCATTAATTCGCAGTGGTGCAAATCCCGTACAAGTCAAAGATCTGTTAGGTCAACGTTCTTTAAACTCAACTCAAGTTTATCTGAGTACCCAAGATGAAGAGTTAAAGGCTTTAGTTGAGTTACTTTAGCTTACATATAATGGCTAATAGTGTTGTTTATTAATAAGAATCAGAAATACCAATCACAATGCTTTTGATTAGATAAAGTATCTAAAGTTATCGTGATACCAGTGGTTAGTTGATTTTCCACTCTGACCATGAGCTAGTCCCGAAGCAACGTTAGTTTGAAGCTTAATTAATAAACGACGAATTTGACGAGTTGATAGATTCAATAGTTTTGCAGCATCGGTTTGTTTTAATCGTTTATTGAGAACATCTTGGAGGACTTTAAACCGATTTATTTCATTATTAGACATAGTAATTAGCATCCGGTTTTTCCTCATTAATGATTAATACATTAATCATAAGAGGACATTTTAAAAATGGGCAAACCGGACATTACTAAATTGCAGTTACACAAATAATGCGTATAATGTATATTATGTTAAATACTGTGTGAGTTAAGATAACAGCTTTGTTGTCCTACTCGTCATTTATACAGTTTATCATTCAGATTTCCTCCATATTTAACATAATTTCTATTTACCATAAAATAGCTAATCTACATTAATATTTAATAGATTGAAATGATACCTTCGCTATCATTTCTACTATTCAATATCTTTGTAATTAGCTTCAATATATAAGTATTAGTTAAATAAAAAAGCATATCGACAAAGATATGCTTTCATGAAATTTATTAATACTAAAACAACGCGAGATCAAATTACTAAAGATCCTAAGTTGATAATTATATCCATTATTATAAATGATTAAATTTACGAATAATGGCTAGAATCAAAGTACATTACTTCACTTGACCATCAGCAGTAAAAACAACGTTATAATTTTTATCGTTTATTGCTATCTCCATTTTCCAGTCCATGGTTGGATGCATACAGGCTGGAACAGAAAAATTCGCAATAACTTGGTTATCTTCATTAATGGTAAACTGTAATGGAATTTTCCCCATATCCATGGAGACACCTTCAATGATTCCACCTTTTGGAACTTCCGATAAACCTGACACAACGAGTTCTACTGGTTGCATTGGTTTGACTCTTTTCGTATCAAGATGAAAGTTAATCTCATGAGTACCATTTTTTACAATACAATGCCCATCAACCATTTTACATCCATTTTTAAATTCTAAACCTGTTGTCTCTGCCATTGGCTTCATTTTATGATTTGAGTGATCCATTATTTCATTCTTATGACCATTCATATCGTTAACCCCATTATGGTTATCATGTACAACATGAGTTGTGACTTTCTCAGTTGTTACGTTGTCACCTGAGCTTGCTGTTTCAGGGCTCTTCCATATATAAAGACAGATTAAGACAATTAGCATAACAATTATTTGTATTAAACGACCTTTGGTCAATTTCTGTGCTGGCATACTTATTTCCTATACTCTCTAGTTCAAAATCTTTGAATTTTCTATGTTATTTATAACAGATTATTGCATATTTACTGTTATTTATTTGTAACCTAAAGTAAAATATTTCCCAAGGTGCTTTTTAAATTACTATAACGTATTAAATTACAAATCAATAATAAAAAAGCATTTATGATCAAAGGATTTTGATCATCAGGGAAACGTAAAGTGTAGTTGGATAACTAATAGCGGAAATAAATATGAGCCAAGAAAATCAACTTGATCAGAACTATAACCTCACCGTCGTTCGACAATTTACCTTAGTAACTGTGTTATGGGGAATTGTTGGAATGTGTGTTGGAGTCTTGATCGCCGCCCAGTTAGTATGGCCGCAACTTAACTTCGATACACCTTGGTTGACATATAGTCGTTTACGACCACTTCATACCAATGCAGTCATTTTTGCATTTGGTACAAGTGCCCTCTTTGCAACGTCTTATTATATTGTACAGAGAACATGTCAAACTAGGTTGTTCGGTGGTAAGTTAGCGTCATTTACTTTTTGGGGTTGGCAAGCAATCATTGTAGCAGCGGCTATATCGTTGCCATTAGGGTTTACCTCAGGGAAAGAGTATGCAGAGTTAGAGTGGCCTATTGATATCGCAATTGCGATTGTATGGGTATCTTATGCTATTGTCTTTTTTGGAACCTTATTCACAAGAAAGACGTCACATATCTATGTGGCAAACTGGTTCTTCGGAGCTTTCATTTTAACAGTTGCTGTTTTACATATCGGTAATAGTTTAGCTGTACCTGTATCGATGACTAAATCTTACTCCGCTTATGCTGGCGCAGTAGATGCAATGATTCAATGGTGGTACGGACATAACGCCGTTGGATTCCTATTAACAGCAGGCTTCTTGGGTATGATGTATTACTTCGTTCCTAAGCAAGCAGAACGTCCTGTCTACTCTTACCGTTTATCGGTGATCCACTTTTGGGCGTTAATCTCTCTGTATATTTGGGCTGGTCCACACCACCTTCATTATACAGCGTTGCCTGATTGGACTCAGTCTTTAGGTATGGTGATGTCGCTAGTTCTATTTGCTCCATCTTGGGGTGGTATGATTAACGGTATTATGACCTTGTCTGGAGCTTGGCATAAACTTCGTTACGATCCCATTCTTCGCTTCTTAATTGTCTCTTTATCATTCTATGGTATGTCTACCTTTGAAGGTCCGATGATGGCAATTAAAACAGTGAATGCGCTTTCTCATTATACCGATTGGACTATAGGTCACGTACATTCAGGTGCATTAGGCTGGGTAATGATGGTAACAGTGGGTTCACTTTACCACTTGATCCCTCGCCTATTTGGTCAAGAGAAAATGTACTCCACTGCCCTTGTTAACGTTCATTTCTGGTTAGCAACCATTGGTACAGTGCTTTATATCGTTGCGATGTGGATTTCGGGTGTAATGCAAGGTTTAATGTGGCGTGCAGTAAACTCTGACGGTACTTTAACTTATAGCTTTGTTGAATCATTAAATGCGTCATATCCTTTCTACTTTGTTCGCTTCCTTGGTGGGGTTATCATTGTAACGGGTATGTTCTTAATGGCTTACAACACGTATAAAACAATCACGGCTAAACAAGGTAGTTTAGTTAAAGATCGCGAACAGCTAGCATAAGGAGCATGACAGATGAGTTCTAATTCAAATAATCGTCATGAGATCGTAGAGAAAAATGTCGGTTTACTAGCGATTTTAATTATTGTCGTTATCAGCTTCGGTGCATTGGTAGAAATTATTCCACTAATGTTTCAAAAGCAAACAACTGAACCTGTAGAGAATCTTCGTCCTTATACTGCTTTAGAGATGGAAGGTCGTGATATCTACATTCGTGAAGGCTGTACGGTATGTCATAGTCAAATGATCCGCCCATTTCGAGCAGAAACCGAACGTTATGGCCACTATTCCGTTGCTGGAGAAAGTGTTTGGGAGCACCCATTCTTATGGGGTTCAAAGCGTACAGGTCCTGATCTAGCTCGTGTTGGTGGTCGTTATTCTGATGAATGGCACCGAGTTCATTTAAATAACCCAAGAGATGTTGTGCCTGAATCTAATATGCCTTCATTCCCTTGGTTAAATGAAAACATTCTAGATGGTAAATTAACCAGTGAAAAACTAGCAATATTCCGCGACCACTTTGATGTTCCTTATACCGACCAGCAGATAGCCTCTGCTGCCGATGATGTAAAAGGAAAAACTGAAATGGATGCATTGGTTGCATACCTTCAATCACTTGGTCATGCAATGAAGTAAGGATACATCATGGATATTGCAACAGTAATTAGCGTATGGGAAGTCGCACTGTTTGTCTGTTTTATTGGTATTGTCTTCTGGGCATATAGCAAACGACAAAAGTCCTCTTTCGACGAAGCAGCAAATTTAGTCTTTGCTGATGAGTCAAAAGTTGGTGAATCACCATCACAAGCTACAGCAACAGATAAGGGAGCGTTAAAATAATGAGTACTTTTTGGAGTATATGGATATCCATTATTACTATTGGTACCCTTGTTGGGTGCGCTGCTCTACTTTTATGGTGCTCAAAAGATCTTAAAGGCATTAAAGATGGCGATGATATGGGCCATTCTTATGACGGGATCCGCGAGTTAAATAACCCATTACCTAAATGGTGGAAATACCTATTTTGGGCAACGTTTGTGTTTGCGATTGTCTATTTAGCGCTTTACCCTGGTTTAGGAAATTGGAAAGGCTTTTTAGGCTGGCAGAGTTCAAATCAGCAAGTACGCTCTATTGAAGAGTCAAAAGCTGCGGTTGAGCAAGCTCGTTTAAATAAAGAGTATGTCCAATATGATCAAGAAGTAGACAAAGCTTCAGAGCAGTTTGCTGAAACCTTTGATCGTCTTGCATACAAACCAGGAACCACTGAATTCAAATCGATTACTGACATCGCACAAGATGAAGAAGCGATTAAAGTGGGACAACGTCTATTTGGCCAAAACTGTTCGCAGTGTCATGGTTCAGGTGGTCGTGGTTTAGTTGGCTTCCCGAATTTAACTGACAATGCTTGGTTATATGGTGGAGAGCCAGAGACAATCAAAACAACCATTATGCATGGTCGCCAAGGTAACATGGCTGCATGGAAAGATATTCTAGGTAAAGATGGCGTTCACGAAGTGACATCATATGTACTGAGTCTTTCTGGCCGTAAAGTCAATGTTCAAGATGCAGAGAAAGGCAAACAACGCTTTGTTATTTGTGCAGCTTGTCATGGTACAGATGGCAAAGGTAATCCAGCATTTGGTGCACCAGATCTTACTGACCAAGTTTGGCTATACGGCGGTAGTCGACGTGATGTTGAAACAACCATTAATTATGGTCGTCAAGGTGTGATGCCAGCATGGAAAGATATCTTGGGTGAAGAAAAAATCCAGTTAATTTCAGCTTATGTTTGGCAATTAAGCAATAAATAAAAACTATAACATCTAACTTTTAGCCCCTACTTTTTAGGGGCTATATTTCTAATTTGGAATATTTAAAATGGTAAAACCTTGGTACAAACAGTTTTGGCCTTGGGTACTCATTGCCCTCCCTGCATCCGCTGTTATCGGTAGTCTATTCACTTTTTATATCTTTTCGCAAAATAGTGTTGAAATGGTAACAGACAATTATTACAAGAAAGGTAAAGCCATTAATAAGGAGATCGGTCAACTTAAAGAGGCAGATAAACTTCATATTAAAGCCAATGTAAAAGTAGATGAACACCAGATCATTCTCCATTTAGATAAAGGTCAATTGGTCTCACTTCCAACATTAAATATTAAATTTAGCCACCGAACTTTATCAAAGTATGATTTCCACCAACTTGTCAATCCTGATGCCAATGGCAATTATCGTATTCACTTAGATGAACCATTAATCGGCCCTTGGTTTGTCCAAATATCACCTCACGATAATCAATGGGTGATGCAAAATAGAATCTCTTTCCCAAGCGTTGATACATTACCACTTTACGGACAGGATAAAGGATGAGTAAAGATTGTTATCACTGTGCTGAACCCATCCCAAAAGGATTTCAACAATCTATCGAAATCCTTGGTGAAGAACGAGAGATGTGTTGCATCGGTTGTCATGCTGTTGCTACAACCATCGTTGAAAGCGGCTTAACGTCTTATTATCAATATAGAACGGAAACAGCCACTAAAACCGATTTAATTCCTGATGAGCTTAATAATTTAATTCATTATGATCATGAAGAAGTACAGCTAGACTTTGTGCGTAATAATCAAAACCTAAAAGAAGTGACACTGTCACTTGAAGGTGTCTCTTGTGCAGCTTGTGCTTGGTTAATTGAAAAGCAATTATTTAACGTTAGCGGGATTCAATTTGTTGGTGTCAACACGGCAACTCATCGAGCTATTATTCGTTGGGATCCAGAAAAAATAAAACTCAGTGATATTTTACGACGAATTCAACAGATTGGTTATAAAGCTGCACCATTTGAAGCGAATCAACAAGAGCAGCTCTACCATAAACAAATGAAGCAGTATCTTTATCGTTTAGGTATTGCCGGAATTGCAACAATGCAAGTAATGATGCTTGCTGTTGCGCTCTATTTTGAACTATTTAGTGATCTTGACCAGGAATTTAAAGCTTACCTTCGCTGGATCAGTCTTATTTTCGCCACACCAGTCCTACTCTACTCTGCTCAACCTTTCTATATCAACGCTTGGCGAAACTTAAAAGCAAGAACTTTAGGAATGGATGTTCCGGTTTCTATTGCGCTTCTCATCGCCTACTTTTCAAGTGTTATTGCCACCATGACTGAGCAAGGTGAAGTCTATTTCGAATCTGTCTCTATGTTTACTTTCTTCCTATTAATGGGACGTTATCTAGAGATGCGAGCAAGAAGAAAAGCCGCCGCAGCCAGCGCCAATTTACTTAAATTAATCCCTTCAATGGCACAGCTTGAAGATGGTAGTAAAATTGCTGCAAAGACATTGATTATCGGCCAACGCGTCATTGTCAAACCGGGTGAGAACTTCCCTGCTGACGGTATTATTATACAAGGTGATACCAGCGTTGATGAGTCTATGTTAACGGGTGAATCGGTTCATATAAATAAAATTGTTAATGATCCTGTTTTTGCCGGAACCATCAATGGTGATGGTAATGTGACTGTCGAAGTCACTGAAACAACACAACAATCATTAGTTTCTAAAATTATTCAGTTACAAGATGAAGCGCAACTTTCAAAACCTCAAGTTGCTACCTTAGCTGATAATATATCTCGCTACTTTGTTGCCATCATCTTAGTCATTTCGTTAGGAACTTGGCTCTATTGGCACTTTCATCATCCTGAAGATGCATTTTGGATCATGCTATCTGTATTAGTTGCGACTTGTCCTTGCGCATTATCTTTAGCGACGCCAACAGCCATTACATGCTCGACATCAAGTATGGGTGAATTAGGCATTTTATTAAGAAAAGGTCATGTACTTGAAACATTATGTAAGGTAAATAGGCTCGTTATCGATAAAACAGGAACCTTAACCGAAGGTAATATCAAACTTGTTGATACCGAACTATTTTCACATTATTCACAACAACAAGCATTAGCGATAGCTGCAGGGTTAGAACGCTTTGCGAATCACCCAATAGCCAATACCTTTACACCTTATTACTCGCAACAAATTCAATTCCAGCAGGTCAATAATGAGATTGGTTTAGGATTAAATGGTCAATTAGACAATGATCATTGGCGTATAGGCCGATTAGAATATGCAATTGAACCCTCATACCTTGATGAATTAAAGGCTAAACATCAACAAGCTGAAATGCAAGTTTGGCTTTCTTGTAATGGCGAACCTGTTGCTCAATTTATTTTACAAGATCCAATTCGATCAGAAAGTGCAGAATTTATTGCTCAATGCCAACAACAAGGTATTACGGTAACTATGTTAACCGGTGATAGCAGTCATGCTGCACAATCTGTAGCCAAAAAACTCAATATTGATGAGTTAGTTTCGGGGGTATCACCACAACAGAAATTAGCGTATTTACAAAACTTACCGAAAGATCAAGTAAGCTTAATGGTAGGTGATGGTGTTAATGATGCTCCCGTATTAGCTGGCGCTCACCTCTCTGTTGCGATGGGAGGAGGAACCGATATTGCTAAATCTTCAGCAGACATGATTTTATTAGGCGATGACTTATTAAAATTGCTGAAAGCTAAAAAGTTAGCCCAATTTAGTCGTAAAATTATTCGTCAAAACTTAGCATGGGCTTTAGGCTATAACATTACTATTTTGCCATTGGCTTGCGCAGGTTTAGTCATTCCTTATATTGCAGTAATAGGCATGTCACTCAGTTCACTGCTTGTCGTCTCAAATTCATTACGACTGTTAAAAGGAAAATCATAATGGAAAGTTTATATATTCTGATCCCTGTTGCGATAGTTTTTGTAGCCATCGCGATTGTTATCTTTATCTGGGCAGTTAAATCTGAGCAATTTGAAGATCTTGAACGTCAAGGTCATAATATTCTATTTGAAGAAGATGAACCCATTAAAAAAGAGAGCTCAGACCTACTCAATACAGAGAAAGAGAGTCAACATTCACCCTCAAAAATAGATAATTAATCATGCTAAATCTTGATGCTTTTAGTGCTTTTCTTATCGGTTTAATGGGCGCGGGTCATTGTTTTGCAATGTGTGGCGGCATTTCGGCTGCAGTGACAGCAGGAATACCTCAACAACAAAGCCATGTTGTTCGCCATTTTTTAACATTAGCGAGTTATAATTTTGGCCGAATTATCTCTTATATGATTGCCGGTGCGATTATTGGTAGTACAATTGCTAGTGTCTCAGATTATGGTATCGAAACAAATGGCTTAATTTATTTAAGGTTATTCGCTGCACTGCTCATGTTTTTGATTGCACTACATATTGGTCAATGGTGGAGTGGTGTTAATAAAATAGAAGTGATTGGAAAATTCATTTGGCCGAAAATATCACCATTCGCTAAACGATTTTTACCTATTCGAACACCTTTACATGCTATACCTTTTGGATTTATCTGGGGTTGGCTACCATGTGGTCTTGTTTATACTACTCTAAGTTGGGCAGCAGTCTCAGGAAGTGGTACCGAAGGTGCTATCGTGATGTTATCGTTTGGTTTAGGAACACTCCCAGCGATGTTAACAATCGGTGTTATCGCTGCAAAATTAAAATCTATTTTCTTAAATTTGAAATTTAAACGAGTAAACTCTTTGTTTTTAATAGCTTATTCTATTCATATTGCTTATATTGCAATCAAACAGTTAATTTAATGTCGACCTTTTACTCAATAAGAGGTAAAATTGATATGAATCAATCTTTTTAAGTGATGCTATGACTTCTGATAAAATTATAACAAAACGAATCCAAGCCGGTGGGTGTGCAATCCATTGCCAAGATTGTAGTATTAGTCAACTGTGTATTCCATTTACACTTACTGAACCAGAGTTAGATCAACTCGACCAGATTATTGAACGTAAAAAGCCGATCCAAAAAGGCCAAGAACTATTTAAAGCTGGTAAAGAACTCAAATCACTCTATGCTATCCGTTCTGGTACAATCAAAAGTTATACCATTACAGAACAAGGTGAT
It encodes the following:
- the ccoN gene encoding cytochrome-c oxidase, cbb3-type subunit I; protein product: MSQENQLDQNYNLTVVRQFTLVTVLWGIVGMCVGVLIAAQLVWPQLNFDTPWLTYSRLRPLHTNAVIFAFGTSALFATSYYIVQRTCQTRLFGGKLASFTFWGWQAIIVAAAISLPLGFTSGKEYAELEWPIDIAIAIVWVSYAIVFFGTLFTRKTSHIYVANWFFGAFILTVAVLHIGNSLAVPVSMTKSYSAYAGAVDAMIQWWYGHNAVGFLLTAGFLGMMYYFVPKQAERPVYSYRLSVIHFWALISLYIWAGPHHLHYTALPDWTQSLGMVMSLVLFAPSWGGMINGIMTLSGAWHKLRYDPILRFLIVSLSFYGMSTFEGPMMAIKTVNALSHYTDWTIGHVHSGALGWVMMVTVGSLYHLIPRLFGQEKMYSTALVNVHFWLATIGTVLYIVAMWISGVMQGLMWRAVNSDGTLTYSFVESLNASYPFYFVRFLGGVIIVTGMFLMAYNTYKTITAKQGSLVKDREQLA
- a CDS encoding cbb3-type cytochrome c oxidase subunit 3 — translated: MDIATVISVWEVALFVCFIGIVFWAYSKRQKSSFDEAANLVFADESKVGESPSQATATDKGALK
- a CDS encoding FixH family protein, which translates into the protein MVKPWYKQFWPWVLIALPASAVIGSLFTFYIFSQNSVEMVTDNYYKKGKAINKEIGQLKEADKLHIKANVKVDEHQIILHLDKGQLVSLPTLNIKFSHRTLSKYDFHQLVNPDANGNYRIHLDEPLIGPWFVQISPHDNQWVMQNRISFPSVDTLPLYGQDKG
- the ccoP gene encoding cytochrome-c oxidase, cbb3-type subunit III — translated: MSTFWSIWISIITIGTLVGCAALLLWCSKDLKGIKDGDDMGHSYDGIRELNNPLPKWWKYLFWATFVFAIVYLALYPGLGNWKGFLGWQSSNQQVRSIEESKAAVEQARLNKEYVQYDQEVDKASEQFAETFDRLAYKPGTTEFKSITDIAQDEEAIKVGQRLFGQNCSQCHGSGGRGLVGFPNLTDNAWLYGGEPETIKTTIMHGRQGNMAAWKDILGKDGVHEVTSYVLSLSGRKVNVQDAEKGKQRFVICAACHGTDGKGNPAFGAPDLTDQVWLYGGSRRDVETTINYGRQGVMPAWKDILGEEKIQLISAYVWQLSNK
- a CDS encoding site-specific integrase: MKTIAKKRSSVTIYITKQVIDVIEETKYLNRNNEFMFANHHHHSAGLPMNIRSANDILRDVGEKLKLDALGTHSMRHYYAESLIRSGANPVQVKDLLGQRSLNSTQVYLSTQDEELKALVELL
- a CDS encoding DUF3634 family protein yields the protein MIYVILLAAVLLIIFFSIDRPIVKLIFKDGKLIKVKGKIAKGFIHDCQDIGLRKPFTGVIKVYKNRFTTKLNFSKSIPKNIQQRIRNAFPYPSSNNKKHNKKRV
- a CDS encoding Lon protease family protein — translated: MNSNWQSLSPDFSELVEHISPLRNKIDLLHLQPRLENAIQRFISLPSSSVMMVNSIDHPLYRHLMNDWLGSRTNQEVINCEYKSKEELFGYIANNDDHTVNSGVVHHINNGFIILPVAALLADPRQWQQLKLILANQFAGWPINNKVALADHPAKIESKFKLVLMGDRYQLADFNEIEPDLYHFATIFSDFENDIKINKQNINLWCDYTDRIAQQLSHGKMKDIPTYLSLLATASRYKEEQLRAPLCPVWYQARINEAKVESNHEMITASDIKQAALAKDYRESYLANRTREDIEQGQVIIDCQGSEIGQVNGLTVIDIAGHPKSYGEPARISCVVHLGDGDIADVERKAELGGNIHAKGMMIMQAFLSSALQLEHPLPFSASIVFEQSYSEVDGDSASLAELCALVSALAIQPLNQQIAVTGAVDQFGRVQAVGGINEKVEGFFRLCSYRGLTGSQGVILPETNLSNLCLSDDVIDAVKNNQFHIWSVNSVDQALKIISGIPFDDADGDSLLNKIAERIQQLDEHAVSHSLVGKIIDWFVQRKAT
- the matP gene encoding macrodomain Ter protein MatP; this encodes MKYQQLDNLEAGWKWQYLYKKHLAGERVTRYIDSSEISFYIESLIKIEHQPTLVLAWIDQHLNPELNNKLKQAIRAKRKRHFNAEQEHTKKKSIDLDYRVWERLSEKANSLDSTLSDTIDYLLSELNHSIDQDYDNELN
- the ccoO gene encoding cytochrome-c oxidase, cbb3-type subunit II, with the translated sequence MSSNSNNRHEIVEKNVGLLAILIIVVISFGALVEIIPLMFQKQTTEPVENLRPYTALEMEGRDIYIREGCTVCHSQMIRPFRAETERYGHYSVAGESVWEHPFLWGSKRTGPDLARVGGRYSDEWHRVHLNNPRDVVPESNMPSFPWLNENILDGKLTSEKLAIFRDHFDVPYTDQQIASAADDVKGKTEMDALVAYLQSLGHAMK